From Diaminobutyricibacter sp. McL0608, one genomic window encodes:
- a CDS encoding aldehyde dehydrogenase family protein — protein sequence MSRLAVPKTYKLYIGGKFPRSESGRTYEVVSAKGAFLANAAKGSRKDARDAVVAARAALSGWAGATAYNRGQVLYRIAELLEGRRAQFVDEIVQAEGATAAVAGAQVDEAIDRWVWYAGWADKFAQVAGNANPVAGPYFNISIPEPTGVVAIVAPQGSSLLGFVSAVAPALVAGNTVVVVASERFPLSAISLSEVLATSDVPGGVVNILTGSPAEIAPWLASHSDVNAVDLVGAGDLDWVDLQIAAAETLKRVLPPENGPDAAAPSLDRIIAFTETKTVWHTKSMI from the coding sequence ATGAGCCGCCTCGCCGTGCCGAAGACGTACAAGCTGTACATCGGCGGAAAGTTCCCGCGCAGCGAATCGGGTCGCACCTATGAGGTCGTCTCGGCGAAGGGTGCGTTCCTCGCGAACGCGGCCAAGGGGTCCCGCAAGGACGCCCGCGACGCGGTTGTAGCCGCGCGTGCGGCGCTGAGCGGATGGGCGGGCGCGACCGCGTACAACCGCGGCCAGGTGCTGTACCGGATCGCCGAACTCCTCGAGGGCCGCCGCGCGCAGTTCGTCGACGAGATCGTCCAGGCCGAGGGCGCGACGGCAGCGGTCGCGGGCGCACAGGTCGACGAGGCGATCGACCGCTGGGTCTGGTACGCGGGATGGGCGGACAAGTTCGCCCAGGTCGCGGGCAATGCCAACCCCGTGGCCGGACCGTACTTCAACATCTCCATCCCTGAACCGACCGGTGTCGTCGCCATCGTCGCCCCGCAGGGCTCGAGCCTGCTCGGCTTCGTGAGCGCCGTCGCTCCCGCCCTCGTGGCCGGGAACACCGTCGTCGTGGTCGCCAGCGAGCGTTTCCCGCTCTCGGCGATCAGTCTCAGCGAGGTGCTCGCGACGAGCGACGTCCCCGGCGGTGTCGTCAACATCCTGACCGGGTCACCTGCCGAGATCGCCCCCTGGCTCGCCTCGCATTCCGATGTGAACGCGGTCGACCTCGTCGGCGCAGGAGATCTCGACTGGGTCGACCTCCAGATCGCGGCCGCCGAGACGCTGAAGCGTGTCCTCCCCCCGGAGAACGGGCCGGATGCCGCTGCTCCCAGCCTCGACCGGATCATCGCATTCACCGAGACGAAGACGGTCTGGCACACGAAGAGCATGATCTGA
- a CDS encoding aldehyde dehydrogenase family protein, translating into MSFLEYAPAPESRSILNLRDQYGLFIDGEFVDGGGPAFQTISPASEERIATIATADAGDIDTAVAAARRAYDRVWSRMSGSDRGKYLFRIARLIQERSRELAVAESLDNGKPIKESRDVDVPLVAAWFFYYAGWADKLDHAGLGPAPRALGVAAQVIPWNFPLLMLAWKIAPALAAGNTVVLKPAETTPLTALLFAEIVQQADLPAGVVNIVTGAGETGRLLVNHPDVNKVAFTGSTAVGREIARSVAGTDKKLTLELGGKAANIVFDDAPIDQAIEGIVNGIFFNQGHVCCAGSRLLVQENIHDEVVDRLKTRLSTLRLGDPLDKNTDIGAINSAEQLQRIRELSDIGEAEGADRWSPKCDIPENGFWFAPTIFTNVSTSHRIAREEIFGPVLSVLSFRTPAEAIAKANNTPYGLSAGIWSDKGSRILAVADKLRAGVVWANTFNRFDPASPFGGYKESGYGREGGRHGLAAYLKPALSGSAARAVAAPKASASTKGAKK; encoded by the coding sequence ATGAGTTTCCTCGAATACGCACCGGCGCCCGAATCGCGGTCGATCCTGAACCTGCGCGACCAGTACGGGCTCTTCATCGACGGCGAGTTCGTCGACGGCGGCGGTCCCGCTTTCCAGACCATCTCCCCGGCGTCCGAGGAGCGCATCGCGACGATCGCGACGGCCGACGCCGGCGACATCGACACGGCGGTCGCCGCCGCCCGTCGTGCGTACGACCGGGTCTGGTCGCGCATGAGCGGCTCCGATCGCGGCAAGTACCTGTTCCGTATCGCCCGGCTGATCCAGGAGCGGTCGCGTGAACTCGCCGTCGCCGAGAGCCTCGACAACGGCAAGCCGATCAAGGAGAGCCGCGACGTCGACGTCCCCCTGGTGGCCGCATGGTTCTTCTACTACGCCGGATGGGCGGACAAGCTCGACCACGCGGGTCTCGGTCCGGCTCCCCGCGCGCTGGGCGTCGCAGCCCAGGTCATCCCGTGGAACTTCCCGCTGCTCATGCTGGCGTGGAAGATCGCGCCCGCGCTGGCGGCGGGCAACACCGTCGTGCTGAAACCTGCCGAGACCACGCCGCTGACGGCGCTGCTCTTCGCCGAGATCGTGCAGCAGGCCGACCTGCCTGCCGGTGTCGTCAACATCGTCACCGGCGCGGGGGAGACCGGGCGTCTCCTGGTGAACCACCCCGACGTGAATAAGGTCGCTTTCACCGGTTCGACGGCGGTGGGGCGCGAGATCGCGCGCTCCGTCGCGGGCACCGACAAGAAGCTGACACTCGAGCTCGGAGGGAAAGCGGCGAACATCGTCTTCGACGACGCGCCGATCGACCAGGCCATCGAGGGCATCGTCAACGGGATCTTCTTCAATCAGGGCCACGTGTGCTGTGCGGGAAGCCGCCTGCTGGTGCAGGAGAACATCCACGACGAGGTCGTCGACCGGCTGAAGACCCGGCTGTCGACGCTGCGCCTCGGCGATCCGCTCGACAAGAACACCGACATCGGTGCGATCAACAGCGCCGAGCAGCTGCAGCGCATCCGCGAGCTGTCCGACATCGGCGAGGCGGAAGGCGCCGACCGCTGGAGCCCCAAGTGCGACATCCCCGAGAACGGGTTCTGGTTCGCCCCGACGATCTTCACCAATGTCTCCACCAGTCACCGGATCGCTCGGGAGGAGATCTTCGGACCGGTGCTCTCGGTGCTGTCGTTCCGCACACCGGCGGAAGCCATCGCCAAGGCGAACAACACACCGTACGGCCTGTCCGCCGGCATCTGGAGCGACAAGGGCAGCCGTATCCTCGCGGTCGCCGACAAGCTGCGTGCCGGAGTCGTCTGGGCGAACACCTTCAACCGTTTCGACCCGGCGAGCCCGTTCGGTGGCTACAAGGAGTCGGGTTACGGCCGCGAGGGCGGACGCCACGGCCTGGCTGCCTATCTGAAGCCGGCTCTCTCCGGGTCGGCCGCCAGGGCTGTCGCCGCTCCGAAAGCATCCGCATCGACCAAGGGAGCGAAGAAATGA
- the deoC gene encoding deoxyribose-phosphate aldolase, translated as MTIETTPPGRSLAPAARAVDVLGGDLTEASLRRYLEGIPGVDAVGLEQRAAGLGTRSIKTTSKRWALDKIIELIDLTTLEGADTPGKVRSLVAKALTPDPGDLSTPRVAAVCVYGDMVPFAVAALGDAHLAKNPAGIAVAAVATAFPSGRASLAVKLADTADAVAAGADEIDMVIDRGAFLAGRYGLVFDEIVAVKEACRRSDGSYAHLKVILETGELNTYDNVRRASWLAILAGGDFIKTSTGKVSPAATLPVTLSMLEVVRDWHRLTGEKIGVKPAGGIRSSKDAIKYLVTVAETAGEEWLQPHLFRFGASSLLNDVLLQRQKMTTGHYSGADYVTID; from the coding sequence GTGACCATCGAAACCACCCCGCCCGGGCGATCCCTCGCCCCGGCGGCACGTGCAGTGGACGTGCTGGGCGGTGACCTCACCGAGGCCAGCCTGCGCCGCTACCTCGAAGGCATTCCGGGGGTCGACGCTGTCGGCCTCGAACAGCGTGCGGCCGGCCTCGGCACACGCTCCATCAAGACGACCAGCAAGCGCTGGGCGCTCGACAAGATCATCGAGCTCATCGACCTGACCACGCTCGAAGGAGCGGATACGCCGGGCAAGGTGCGCTCGCTCGTGGCGAAGGCGCTGACCCCCGACCCCGGCGACCTCAGCACCCCACGCGTCGCGGCCGTCTGCGTCTACGGCGACATGGTCCCGTTCGCCGTTGCGGCTCTCGGCGACGCGCACCTCGCGAAGAACCCGGCCGGCATCGCCGTCGCGGCCGTCGCGACCGCGTTCCCCAGCGGACGCGCATCCCTTGCCGTCAAACTGGCCGACACGGCCGACGCGGTCGCCGCCGGCGCCGACGAGATCGACATGGTCATCGATCGTGGTGCCTTCCTCGCCGGCCGCTACGGACTGGTCTTCGACGAGATCGTCGCCGTCAAGGAGGCCTGCCGCCGCTCCGACGGCAGCTACGCGCACCTCAAGGTGATCCTCGAGACGGGCGAACTGAACACGTACGACAACGTGCGCCGCGCATCCTGGCTGGCCATCCTCGCCGGAGGCGACTTCATCAAGACCTCCACCGGCAAGGTGTCGCCGGCCGCGACGCTGCCCGTCACCCTGTCGATGCTCGAAGTCGTGCGGGACTGGCACCGTCTCACGGGCGAGAAGATCGGCGTGAAGCCCGCGGGCGGCATCCGCTCGTCCAAAGACGCGATCAAGTACCTCGTGACGGTCGCCGAGACCGCCGGCGAGGAGTGGCTGCAGCCGCACCTGTTCCGGTTCGGCGCGTCCAGCCTGCTGAACGATGTGCTGCTCCAGCGGCAGAAGATGACGACCGGGCACTACTCCGGCGCCGACTACGTGACGATCGACTAA
- a CDS encoding sugar-binding transcriptional regulator, giving the protein MNDSDEILAVKAAELYYEAGKTQDEIGLALSVSRWKVGRLLVQAREQGFVRIEIVHPSARRFSLERELCGFYDLDDAVVVPTIDSDSDVQARVAQAAADYLTTLRPVPRILGVSWGRTLHAVAARLRPGWAVGVNPVQINGSVSSTRQATAAADTAVVIARKAQGTATLLPSPAIFEQAATRRAIEADRAVQSVLEIARNASAYLFSAGVVDTSSVHVDSGYLTADDVRSLADKGAVGDVVGRFITEDGSVADDELNGRTLGITLDELRSARVSIAVIAGETKHRIAHAVVSSGLCTTLITDEATANDLLGRSTSAGYAAGDHVRTEGVK; this is encoded by the coding sequence ATGAATGACAGCGACGAGATCCTCGCCGTGAAGGCAGCCGAGCTCTATTACGAAGCGGGCAAGACGCAGGACGAGATCGGGCTCGCGCTCAGCGTGAGCAGATGGAAGGTCGGCAGGCTCCTCGTGCAGGCTCGTGAGCAGGGCTTTGTGCGCATCGAGATCGTGCACCCGAGTGCGCGGCGCTTCTCCCTCGAACGCGAACTCTGCGGCTTCTACGACCTCGACGACGCAGTCGTCGTGCCCACGATCGACTCCGACTCCGACGTGCAGGCCAGGGTGGCCCAGGCGGCCGCCGACTATCTCACGACCCTGCGGCCGGTGCCCCGCATCCTCGGCGTCAGCTGGGGTCGCACCCTCCACGCGGTCGCGGCGCGGCTGCGACCGGGCTGGGCCGTCGGGGTCAACCCCGTGCAGATCAACGGCAGCGTGAGCAGCACCCGCCAGGCCACCGCGGCGGCCGACACCGCCGTCGTCATCGCGCGCAAAGCGCAGGGCACGGCGACCCTGCTCCCCAGTCCCGCCATCTTCGAACAGGCCGCGACCCGTCGCGCCATCGAAGCGGACCGCGCGGTTCAGAGCGTCCTCGAGATCGCACGGAACGCATCCGCCTACCTGTTCAGTGCGGGCGTGGTGGACACCAGCTCGGTCCACGTCGACAGCGGCTACCTGACCGCGGACGATGTCCGCAGCCTCGCCGACAAGGGGGCCGTCGGCGATGTCGTGGGCCGCTTCATCACCGAAGACGGTTCGGTCGCCGACGACGAGCTGAACGGCCGCACCCTCGGCATCACGCTCGACGAACTGCGGTCCGCTCGCGTCAGCATCGCCGTCATCGCGGGTGAGACCAAACACAGGATCGCCCACGCGGTCGTCTCGAGCGGACTGTGCACCACGCTCATCACCGACGAAGCGACCGCCAACGACCTGCTCGGCAGGTCGACGAGCGCCGGCTACGCCGCCGGCGACCACGTCAGAACCGAAGGAGTGAAGTGA
- a CDS encoding ROK family protein: MLTPLALAVDFGGTKVESALVTADGTVVPGSRHRQPTGRSATSEALEQSVATVVRDALATVPAEAEVVGIGIGCAGPIERVDGLVSPLNVPAWRGYPMRSFVAGVAAAQGHAVPAALEMDGVAITLAEHWVGAAQGVDNVMGMVVSTGIGGGLIVGGRVITGPTGNAGHIGHVEVGGMTGEDTFGNPTALEAIASGPHTVAWARSQGFTGATGEDLAAAYAAGDPIARQAIERTGEAVGRAIASATALVDLELVAIGGGFSQSTPDLFDIVRATISHHYFEFVRKVRIVPSALSGEGPLIGAGALVHRANLLP, encoded by the coding sequence GTGCTCACACCCCTCGCCCTCGCCGTCGATTTCGGCGGCACCAAAGTCGAATCCGCTCTCGTCACCGCCGACGGAACGGTCGTCCCCGGATCGCGGCACCGCCAGCCCACCGGCCGCAGCGCGACGTCCGAAGCGCTCGAGCAGTCCGTCGCCACTGTCGTCCGTGACGCGCTGGCCACGGTTCCGGCGGAAGCCGAGGTCGTCGGCATCGGAATCGGCTGCGCGGGCCCGATCGAGCGCGTGGACGGGCTCGTCTCCCCGCTCAACGTGCCCGCCTGGCGCGGCTATCCCATGCGGTCGTTCGTGGCGGGAGTCGCGGCGGCGCAGGGGCACGCTGTTCCTGCCGCACTCGAAATGGACGGGGTCGCGATCACCCTGGCCGAGCACTGGGTCGGCGCCGCGCAGGGCGTCGACAATGTCATGGGCATGGTCGTCTCCACGGGCATCGGCGGCGGACTCATCGTCGGCGGCCGCGTCATCACCGGCCCGACCGGCAACGCCGGTCACATCGGCCACGTCGAGGTCGGCGGAATGACCGGAGAGGACACGTTCGGCAACCCCACCGCGCTGGAGGCGATCGCCTCGGGTCCCCACACCGTCGCCTGGGCGCGCAGCCAGGGCTTCACCGGCGCCACCGGAGAGGACCTCGCCGCCGCCTATGCCGCCGGGGACCCGATCGCGCGCCAGGCCATCGAACGCACCGGAGAGGCTGTCGGCCGCGCCATCGCATCCGCCACCGCCCTCGTCGACCTCGAGCTCGTCGCGATCGGCGGCGGGTTCTCGCAGTCGACCCCCGACCTGTTCGACATCGTCCGCGCGACGATCTCGCACCACTACTTCGAATTCGTGCGCAAGGTTCGGATCGTCCCTTCGGCGCTCTCCGGCGAGGGCCCGCTCATCGGAGCAGGCGCACTCGTCCACCGCGCGAACCTCCTCCCATAG
- a CDS encoding MFS transporter encodes MVPDQPQRPLWHGRTLALLGILLVAANLRTAVAALSPIFAEIRVDFAISSIAVGVLGMLPPVCFAIFGIVTPAFTRRASLETVMVFALAAILLGDAVRAFSGSFVVLAVGSAITFAGMGVGNVLLPPLVKRYFPDRIGLVTSLYATVISISTLLPPLIAVPVADSAGWRVSVGMWGALSLLAVLPWLRILISHKPVHPDHDVEVEEPEPRLLGRVWHTAIGWSLAVVFAVSSLNAYAMFAWLPEILHDTAGSDPAAAGALLSLYAAMGIPAALLVPLLAARLKNVALLVYAGVVCFVVGYLGLILVPSSATWVWVVFAGLGPLLFPLSLVLINVRTRTHEGAVALSGFVQGVGYTLGALGPLVVGVLHQVTGQWTLALVVLLATAAAAAVAGSIVARPHQLEDSFTRR; translated from the coding sequence ATGGTGCCAGACCAACCGCAACGTCCTCTCTGGCACGGCCGAACCCTCGCCCTTCTGGGCATCCTCCTCGTCGCAGCCAACCTGCGTACCGCGGTTGCGGCGCTCTCGCCGATCTTCGCGGAGATCCGCGTCGATTTCGCGATCTCGAGCATCGCGGTAGGTGTGCTCGGGATGCTTCCCCCGGTCTGCTTCGCGATCTTCGGAATCGTCACCCCGGCCTTCACCCGCCGTGCGAGTCTCGAGACGGTCATGGTCTTCGCGCTTGCGGCGATCCTCCTCGGCGACGCGGTTCGCGCCTTCTCCGGATCGTTCGTCGTGCTGGCAGTCGGGTCGGCGATCACGTTCGCCGGCATGGGTGTCGGCAACGTGTTGCTGCCTCCGCTCGTGAAGCGGTACTTCCCGGACCGCATCGGGCTGGTCACGTCGCTGTACGCGACCGTGATCTCGATCAGCACACTCCTTCCTCCGCTCATTGCTGTTCCGGTCGCCGACAGCGCCGGCTGGCGCGTGTCGGTCGGGATGTGGGGCGCGCTGAGCCTGCTCGCGGTTCTGCCATGGCTGCGCATCCTGATCTCGCACAAGCCCGTGCATCCCGACCACGACGTCGAGGTCGAGGAGCCGGAGCCGCGCCTGCTCGGACGGGTCTGGCACACCGCGATCGGATGGTCGCTCGCCGTCGTCTTCGCGGTGTCGTCGCTGAACGCGTACGCAATGTTCGCCTGGCTGCCCGAGATCCTGCACGACACAGCCGGCTCCGACCCCGCTGCGGCGGGCGCGCTGCTCTCCCTGTATGCCGCGATGGGCATCCCGGCCGCCCTCCTCGTCCCGCTTCTGGCGGCGCGCCTGAAGAATGTCGCGCTGCTGGTCTACGCGGGTGTCGTGTGTTTCGTGGTCGGCTATCTCGGCCTCATCCTGGTGCCGTCGTCAGCCACCTGGGTGTGGGTGGTGTTCGCCGGCCTCGGCCCGCTGCTCTTCCCGTTGTCTCTCGTGCTGATCAACGTGCGCACACGCACCCACGAGGGCGCTGTCGCGCTGAGCGGCTTCGTGCAGGGCGTCGGCTACACACTCGGCGCGCTCGGCCCGCTCGTCGTCGGCGTGCTGCACCAGGTGACCGGCCAGTGGACGCTGGCGCTCGTCGTGCTGCTGGCCACAGCCGCAGCAGCCGCCGTCGCCGGCTCGATCGTGGCGCGCCCGCACCAGCTCGAGGACAGCTTCACGCGCCGTTGA
- a CDS encoding bifunctional riboflavin kinase/FAD synthetase has translation MKVFSSLDQVPADFGPSAVTIGKFDGVHTGHRAVIATLDEVAASQGLTATVITFDRNPLELLAPEKCPPALTGVDQKLDLLAGTGVAATLLLTFDRHTADLSPEAFVESILVDRLHARVVLVGSDFRFGARGAGDVTKLEELGEKFGFVVRLIDDVRPEGGRRVSSTWIRELLADGDVAHAARLLGHVPCVRGIVVHGAARGRELGFPTANLSPESEGLIPADGVYAGWLTDEGVRYPAAISVGNNPTFEGVPHKQVEAYVLDEDLDLYDHRVEIAFVERIRGMVAFSGIDPLIAQIAADVERARTILA, from the coding sequence GTGAAGGTCTTCAGTTCGCTCGATCAGGTTCCGGCCGATTTCGGTCCGAGCGCGGTCACGATCGGCAAGTTCGACGGCGTCCACACCGGTCACCGAGCCGTCATCGCGACGCTGGATGAGGTGGCGGCGTCGCAAGGTCTGACCGCGACGGTGATCACGTTCGACCGGAATCCGCTCGAACTCCTCGCGCCGGAGAAATGCCCGCCCGCCCTGACCGGAGTGGATCAGAAGCTCGATCTGCTCGCGGGAACCGGTGTAGCGGCGACACTGCTGCTGACCTTCGACCGGCACACGGCAGACCTCAGTCCGGAGGCCTTCGTCGAGAGCATCCTCGTCGACCGGCTGCACGCGCGGGTCGTGCTCGTCGGCAGCGATTTCCGGTTCGGCGCGCGCGGCGCCGGCGACGTGACGAAGCTCGAGGAGCTGGGCGAGAAGTTCGGTTTCGTCGTACGACTCATCGACGATGTGCGGCCGGAGGGCGGCAGGCGCGTCTCCTCGACCTGGATCCGCGAGCTCCTCGCCGACGGTGACGTGGCTCACGCGGCGCGCCTCCTCGGTCACGTCCCCTGCGTGCGCGGAATCGTTGTGCACGGAGCGGCGCGAGGCCGGGAGCTCGGCTTTCCGACAGCGAACCTGTCGCCCGAATCCGAGGGGCTCATCCCTGCCGACGGCGTCTACGCCGGGTGGCTGACGGATGAAGGCGTGCGCTATCCCGCCGCCATCTCGGTGGGCAACAACCCGACGTTCGAAGGTGTACCGCACAAGCAGGTCGAAGCGTACGTGCTCGACGAAGATCTCGACCTGTACGACCACCGAGTGGAGATCGCGTTCGTCGAGCGCATCCGCGGCATGGTCGCATTCTCGGGGATCGACCCGCTGATCGCCCAGATCGCCGCCGACGTCGAGCGGGCCCGCACCATCCTCGCCTGA
- the truB gene encoding tRNA pseudouridine(55) synthase TruB, whose product MSLTDGVPAQTPAPSGILLVDKPEGWTSHDVVARTRRLAGTRKVGHAGTLDPMATGLLILGLQSSTRLLTYIVGTDKEYHATIRLGASTTTDDAEGELVSEAGSGRLDTVEPDAVLAGIADLTGEIEQVPSSVSAIKVDGKRAYARVRAGEDVVLAARPVTVSEFELLATERVVVDGETVAIDLAVRVVCSSGTYIRSLARDLGATLEVGGHLTRLRRTRVGPFVVEDAHPIDGLDVASRVIPPADAASLLFERLDLTDQQAIDLGHGKRIHVPDHDGGGEPVAAIAPTGHLVGLIEFHGKEARTLVNFPADELA is encoded by the coding sequence GTGAGCCTGACCGACGGCGTGCCGGCGCAGACGCCCGCACCGAGCGGCATCCTGCTCGTCGACAAACCGGAGGGCTGGACGAGCCACGACGTGGTCGCACGCACGAGGCGCCTGGCCGGCACGCGCAAGGTGGGCCATGCCGGCACCCTCGATCCGATGGCGACGGGCCTGCTCATCCTCGGCCTGCAGAGTTCGACCCGCCTCCTCACCTACATCGTCGGAACCGACAAGGAGTACCACGCGACCATCCGGCTCGGCGCCTCGACGACGACCGACGATGCAGAGGGCGAGCTGGTCTCGGAGGCGGGCAGCGGGAGACTCGACACCGTCGAACCGGATGCCGTGCTCGCCGGGATCGCCGACCTCACCGGGGAGATCGAGCAGGTCCCGAGCTCTGTGAGCGCGATCAAGGTCGACGGCAAGCGGGCGTACGCCCGTGTTCGCGCAGGCGAGGATGTTGTGCTGGCCGCGCGCCCGGTCACGGTGTCGGAGTTCGAGCTCCTCGCCACCGAGCGGGTCGTCGTCGACGGGGAGACCGTCGCGATCGACCTGGCGGTACGCGTCGTGTGCTCATCCGGAACGTACATCCGGTCGCTCGCGCGCGACCTGGGCGCGACCCTCGAGGTCGGAGGACATCTGACCCGGCTGCGGCGTACGCGCGTCGGTCCGTTCGTGGTCGAGGATGCGCACCCCATCGACGGCCTCGACGTCGCGTCACGCGTCATCCCACCTGCCGACGCCGCTTCCCTGCTCTTCGAGCGTCTCGACCTGACCGACCAGCAGGCGATCGATCTCGGCCACGGCAAGCGCATCCATGTGCCCGATCACGACGGCGGAGGCGAGCCCGTCGCCGCGATTGCGCCGACGGGCCACCTGGTCGGGCTGATCGAGTTCCACGGCAAAGAAGCCCGGACCCTGGTGAACTTCCCCGCGGACGAGCTCGCATGA
- a CDS encoding TetR/AcrR family transcriptional regulator, translated as MKDNSAERIPAGERRESILAAASLVFGQRGYFGATTDQIARAAGISQPYVVRMFGSKENLFLEVLDRAVDKLVEAFRTVLAEGRHAGESDHDLHSRIGFAYVDLIEDRGILLSLMQAFSMGGDAVVGRKARHGFLTIYRLLRDEAGFDAETTREFLAHGMLLNTVLGLRMPDEYLTDETARELLQSTFGTKLQMVLELAALEAAGRPRVVGADA; from the coding sequence GTGAAAGACAATTCGGCCGAGCGGATCCCGGCAGGCGAACGGCGCGAGTCGATCCTGGCGGCGGCCAGCCTCGTGTTCGGCCAGCGCGGCTACTTCGGCGCGACCACGGACCAGATCGCCCGGGCTGCCGGCATCAGCCAGCCCTACGTCGTTCGCATGTTCGGCAGCAAAGAGAACCTCTTCCTCGAAGTGCTCGACCGCGCGGTCGACAAACTCGTCGAAGCCTTCCGCACCGTTCTGGCAGAGGGTCGACATGCGGGCGAATCCGACCACGACCTGCACAGCCGCATCGGGTTCGCATACGTCGACCTCATCGAAGACCGTGGCATCCTGCTCTCCCTGATGCAGGCGTTCAGCATGGGTGGCGACGCCGTCGTCGGCCGCAAGGCGCGCCACGGGTTCCTCACGATCTACCGCCTGCTCCGTGACGAGGCAGGGTTCGACGCCGAGACGACCCGCGAATTCCTGGCGCACGGGATGCTCCTCAACACTGTGCTCGGGCTGCGGATGCCCGACGAATACCTGACCGACGAGACAGCCCGCGAGCTGCTCCAGTCCACCTTCGGCACGAAGCTGCAGATGGTCCTCGAACTGGCCGCCCTCGAAGCCGCGGGCCGGCCCCGCGTGGTCGGGGCCGACGCGTGA
- a CDS encoding MFS transporter: MSSPARRVPLWLAIIAASLPMFMATLDNLVVTSALPVIAKDLTASIEDLQWVVNAYTLTFATMMLMAVALGDRFGRRRVFLAGIVVFTVASALSALATEPWMLIAARAVQGVGAAALMPLSLTLLAGTVSERLRPAAIGIWGGIAGLGVALGPLIGGAVVQGWNWQAIFWLNVPLGIISVPLVLLALPNSFGQRVRADVVGLLLAGFGLLGLVYGIVRGNPVGWDSFEVVGSLVAGAVLLVAFVIWESRTPSPLLPLRLFRDRSFTVANLVGITFSFGIFGSIFILIQFLQVVQGHTPLEAGVMTMPWTLAPMVVAPLTGLLSPRTGTRLPIFIGLVFLTAAMLWIALTLSATEPYSEMWPAFAVAGIGMGLVFAPSSTAVLANMVPDDQAKASGTNSTLREVGVALGIAVLTAVFTGAGGTLTPSGYVNAAIPAVFVGAGVLGLAAIVSLALPSGIRRREPAGMTGAPAPASVAEPARSA; encoded by the coding sequence ATGTCCTCACCCGCACGGCGCGTACCTCTCTGGCTCGCCATCATCGCAGCATCCCTCCCGATGTTCATGGCGACACTCGACAACCTCGTGGTCACCAGCGCCCTTCCGGTCATCGCCAAGGACCTGACGGCGTCCATCGAAGACCTCCAGTGGGTCGTGAACGCCTACACCCTCACCTTCGCGACGATGATGCTCATGGCGGTCGCCCTCGGCGACCGGTTCGGCAGGCGACGGGTGTTCCTCGCCGGCATCGTGGTCTTCACGGTCGCATCCGCGCTCAGCGCGCTGGCGACGGAACCGTGGATGCTCATCGCGGCCCGCGCGGTCCAGGGCGTCGGCGCCGCAGCACTCATGCCGCTGTCGCTGACCCTTCTGGCCGGCACCGTGAGCGAACGGCTGCGGCCTGCCGCGATCGGCATCTGGGGAGGAATCGCCGGACTCGGCGTCGCTCTCGGCCCGCTCATCGGAGGCGCGGTCGTGCAGGGCTGGAACTGGCAGGCGATCTTCTGGCTGAACGTCCCGCTCGGCATTATCTCGGTCCCCCTCGTGCTACTCGCGCTTCCGAACAGCTTCGGCCAGCGCGTGCGCGCCGACGTGGTCGGACTGCTCCTCGCCGGGTTCGGACTCCTGGGGCTCGTCTACGGCATCGTTCGCGGCAACCCCGTCGGCTGGGACAGCTTCGAGGTGGTCGGCTCGCTCGTCGCAGGCGCCGTGCTGCTCGTCGCCTTCGTGATCTGGGAGTCGCGCACCCCGTCGCCGCTCCTTCCCCTCCGCCTCTTCCGCGACCGCAGCTTCACGGTGGCGAATCTCGTCGGCATCACCTTCAGCTTCGGGATCTTCGGATCGATCTTCATCCTGATCCAGTTCCTCCAGGTCGTGCAGGGCCACACCCCGCTCGAAGCGGGCGTCATGACCATGCCGTGGACGCTCGCGCCCATGGTGGTGGCCCCGCTGACCGGTCTGCTGTCACCCCGTACCGGAACGCGCCTCCCGATCTTCATCGGCCTCGTGTTCCTGACCGCCGCGATGCTGTGGATCGCACTGACCCTGTCGGCGACCGAGCCGTACAGCGAGATGTGGCCCGCCTTCGCTGTCGCCGGCATCGGCATGGGCCTGGTGTTCGCGCCCAGTTCGACCGCGGTCCTCGCCAACATGGTGCCGGACGACCAGGCGAAGGCCTCAGGCACCAACTCGACACTGCGTGAGGTCGGCGTCGCCCTCGGTATCGCCGTGCTGACCGCGGTGTTCACCGGCGCCGGCGGAACGCTCACACCGAGCGGCTACGTGAACGCGGCGATCCCGGCCGTCTTCGTCGGGGCGGGCGTGCTCGGCCTCGCCGCGATCGTCTCGCTCGCGCTCCCGTCGGGCATCCGTCGCCGCGAGCCCGCCGGGATGACCGGCGCTCCCGCACCCGCGTCCGTCGCCGAGCCCGCCCGCTCCGCGTAG